ATTACACTCATTAAACTGAGCCTTTAAaatctcatcatcttcaccgATCAATCTGATCAAAGACGGCGTCTCTTCAATCAATTCCGGTGGTGGGTTTTCGAATCAATCATGGTTTTTGGGTATGATCCGGAGCAACTACGAttagagaggaggaagaagagggatAACcgggttaacttatggtttgacatggttaacagaaaaccgagaatttttatattaaaagttaataattaattagataacgaGAGTAAAAtaggaattttgattttgttaaaaaatcgtgggtatgaaaataacaacatttattattttgggttttaaatgacacgtttttattatttaatgtatttttattccaatctaAAActattgggtattaaacgttcaaataaaaataacttcgaatttttttttagcatttttccctaagattatatcaaatatttgtaatgatgatgtaacagatttgaaaaaaaaatgatttatctCTAATTCGtatttaacaatattaaaacgTCTATTCATCAATAAAAGCATACATctgacccccaaaaaaaaagtataatcaAATGGGAAAcacacatatattaatatatgttataaattgAAACACGTAAAAAACCAATGGCGTAAGCTCATaccaattttgtttgatattacATTGAAAGTTAGGtcataaaaatgatatataattaagaaaacgAAGTTTAACTACATTAACCAGTGATAATAGCTGAAAGCATCACATATACCAAATGAGAGTTGGATTGACCACTACAATTACTATGGCGGATATCAGATTTGAGAAGATTGATATTCAATGGACCAAATTACTTCATGAATATACCAACGAAAAAAACGATTTGGAAATAGGATATGattattaaattgttttctttataaaccTATGAACTAGAtggttttgtatttatttgatTCTCCGCGACAAATATAAGAAAGTGTTCcaagttttccatttttttggaattgagTGTCAAATTTATTGAAACCAAATTTACTGTTTTTACATCAAGTGCAACTTCTATTTAAcaagataaaaacaagaaaaaaataaaaaaaacttatgtacCCCTACAAGTTGCGAACAATAATTAAAGTGATCCTTATACGTGCGCCCATGAAGAACAATAATAGAGGAGTTTTGCATTTTCCACTAGAATAAGTCTAAAACATTGTGCACTTGTGTGGTATAGTTGTTAGTTGTTACGTAATTTACGTCTTAGGTTTGTCAAATTTCGTTGTACACAAGGAGCATGTGTTATAAGCATCCAACGAGATCAATACGAAAATGACAGAAGTTTTATCTTAGGAAAAACTCTCCATTCCATCATGCCTTAAGGAGATTATTCTTAACATGAGACATTATTATATCtttgatagtttttttgttctcgGGTTAGGCGCGTGTATACACTAAACTATAATAAGATCATAAACTATGTCATTATTAAGTGTGTATCACATTAAtatgtatgtttgaaaatttttctCTAATATAAGCATATAGATACCTAtctatgagtaaaattatttagttgttAACCTCTTCATGTTATTCAtcatcaccttttttttttttcaccttttgtATACAAGCCATCATCATTCTCTATTTCACCTTTTTGTATACAAGCCATTAGCCCTGAGACGGAGCCGGATATCCGGCCAAATTGAAGGTTTCCGCATCCGTATCCGAATCCGTCGAATCCGTAATTCTACTCTCCGACTCCGACTCCGAAATACCGGATATCCGGATCCGGTGTATCATGAATATCACTTGTTTGAGTATCATGAATTCacctgttttataaaaataaacgaTTCTAGGGGTACATAAGATTTATGTTTGATACACCAGTAGGATATGTAGTAGAAGAATCAAGCCTTGAGTTTCGATCCCTCTCTATTCTCTTTCTCACAATCGCAGCCACAAGCAACCAGACAACAACAATAGCGtgaccttgttttttttttgagacagCGGCGTAACCTAAAAACAATGTCGggataattgtgtttctttgccATTCACGATGAAGTGAAAATTGTTGGGCTTATGGGCTCTAATAAATTGTTatactttaaaatatgtttgcccaattaaaatatgttcaattaaaacaaacataagtcCAATTAAAATATGTCCAACATGCAGACTCCAGATCCGCTCGGATTTGTAAAATTAATATCCGAATCCAGATCCGCCTGTACCGGATATCCGGTTTTTTGGAGCGAATATGAGCGGATCCCGAATCGGAGACCGGATACCGGATAATAGGTCTCAGGGCTACAAGCCATCATTTTTCAATTGTGTAGACCCCCAATGTTCAATAAATTGGCTTAGACGGCGACTAGACGCTCAATAGTAGCCAACACACCACGATTTATGTTAATTCAATAAAACAAATTGGTTATTTGATTTCGGTTAAAATCCGCAAATCACCTGATTGaatatttgctttatttttttaatttgttttcttacttcTCTAGATActacgttttaaaaaaaaaattaacaaaaacaaagaaatgacgTTAATAAACTCTTAAATTATGGATTGGGGTTAATTTCCTAATATCATTTTCTATTCAAGGGGTATGTAAAAGGGAAAGCTGGGACTGGGAATAATGGGCTTAATCCGAATTTCAAAGCCCAACGATGGTAGACGCTTATGggctatttatatttttaataaaaagtagcccaatttcatataatataaaGCTCCAGTGGAGATAAAACCCTAATCCTTTACTTTAAATCAGGAACAAACCCCTTCACTGCGCCAGTGTTGTGCGGCTCTGCGAAACTTCGAAAATGGGTAAATCGATCTTCTCCATCCTTGGTCTAGATCCGTTATCCTCGTTTCTTAGATCGATGTAGCGTCTCTTTTGTTGTTCAAATGATCTATGTGTTACGGATCTGTTATTGCAAACTACTTCTTAGCTTaatgatttgatggatttgtgGTGAACCTTAGGTGCGTACAAGTATGTATCGGAGCTTTGGAGGAAGAAACAGTCCGATGTGATGAGGTTTCTCCAGAGGGTGAGGTGCTGGGAGTACAGACAGCAACCTTCGATTGTTCGTCTCGTCAGGCCTACTCGTCCTGATAAGGCTCGTCGTCTGGGTTACAAGGCCAAGCAGGTAACTCCATTGTACCCTAATTCTTCGTCTTCGTTCTAGTTTTTActgatttatttgttatataatgaCGGTCCGATGATTGATTTTGGTAGAAATGAGATCTTTAAGTGTAGCTAGtgaaatgtttttgttgatatctGTGTACGATCTAGCCTATGTTGGTTCATTCTGATGTTATTTTACCTTGTTAGTAGAGATTTAGATGCATTGCTCGTTTAGTCGTTATGTGGTTTCTTGAAACACGCCATTTCgtcttttagaaaattataataatattcttcTAGCGTTGGCTTTACAATCTGTTACTAATCTAGTTTGGTTGTTCATTTATGTTTAGGGCTTTGTTGTGTACCGTGTCCGTGTGAGACGTGGTGGACGCAAGAGGCCAGTGCCCAAGGGTATTGTGTATGGTAAGCCTACAAACCAGGGAGTGACACAACTCAAGTTCCAGCGTAGCAAGCGTTCTGTTGCTGAGGAGCGTGCTGGCAGGAAACTGGGTGGTCTCAGAGTTGTCAACTCTTACTGGCTCAACGAGGTACAGTTACTACTACCTTAATTCAGTACTCTTTAATTTTGTGATTCCTGGTATACAGATGTTAACATACCAATTGTTTTCAATAGGATTCGACTTACAAGTACTACGAGATCATCTTGGTTGACCCGGCACACAATGCTGTCCGTAATGACCCGAGGATTAACTGGATCTGCAACCCAGTTCACAAGCACCGTGAGCTCAGAGGACTTACTTCCGAGGGAAAGAAGAACAGAGGTCTTCGTGGAAAGGGTCACAACAACCACAAGAACCGTCCATCTCGCAGAGCTACATGGAAGAAGAACAACTCTCTCGTCCTTCGTCGTTACCGTTGATTGCCTTTTGCTTTTATTGTTACTGTTATCATCTTCTAGGTTCCATGTTGTTGCACTTTTATCTCTCGCAGGATGACTTGTTTTTGCAAATTTTGGAGACTATACAATTGCTTTCTAAGTATGCTttaaacctaaattttatatttgcatACGTTTTTGTTGATCTATTTCCAGTTTTGAGATTTATCTATCTTAATAGCTTTGCAATGCCAATCCCATTCACAATTGGTAGAGTATTCATTCTACTTTACTTTTGTCCAATATATTAAACTCTTTATTCGAAGCTAAAAATTGTAGGTTCAGTATGATACAATAAGATACATCATTACATACCAATTGAACAAAAACTGATTATCCATTTAAACAATAGTAAAAGCTCTGCGCTCATAAAAATGAATCTATGACACCGGTTACATTGACCATCTATTCAGTTGaacctgaaaacaaaacacatgttTTGCATATGTCAGCTCAATCATCAGGGAATCCGAGGAACCTGTCGATGATGCGGGCAACAGGGGTTCCGTCCCCTGGAGTATATGGAACCAGAGACTccaactccattttcgtcaagGTTTGATGAAGAGTGTGAGGACGAGTGTAGTACAAGTGCTTCCTCTCTTCGAGTGCTTCAGCTAATTCACATTGATGATTGTCCATCAGATCTTCGTTCACTACCACAATCAATGGTTTCCCTAGCTTTAGTGTCTCAAATATGCTTCCAGATCCTGCAACATTGAGAGTTGATAAAATGATGACATTCAAGCATTTCGAAATCAGTCTCTGGTTTCTAAATCTAACTTTAATGTTAAAAGTTGTCAACTATACTAACCAGCGTGACTAATAACAAGAGATGCAGATCGAATATGATCTGCGATACTCGAGGAAAATGTGAAGTAATCCACAACTAATGATCCATCCGCTCCATCACACTGAATCAGTAATgagaaaaccaaaacacataAGAGCAACATAAGAAGCAAGGAAAGATCAAAGATACATCAGAAGAAACCAAAGTTGTAAtttgaaactctttttttttttttgctacaatGTTGTTAATTTGAGATTCATGGTAGAGTAATAAGCCTAACAGATTGAAGGAGGGAGAAACTCTTCTATGGTTACTCAGTCATAATAATGCCCCAAATCCACTTATCATAATCACAGACCAATCAAGTAAAgtggagaagagaaaataagaaaccTTAGTTGGGAAAAAGGTACCACGACCCATCTGAATGAGAAGATGAGTGTATCCTCTCTTGAGCAACTCGTCTTGAACATGTTGAGTCACGACTGCTTTCACAAGAGCATCGAAACTTGTTGTTCCCACAGTCACAAACACTAGTCTCTTCTTCGCATTCTCTCTATCTTCCATTTCGAGTTAAGCTTTATACGTCACCGCGAAATCTCACAAAATGATTCCCAATTCCCAATCTACCAAAATTAGGAGAAGATCCTACGATACAATCAAAACGGAAGCAATTGGctcaaattaaaaccaaattatgtGATCTTATGGAGCAAATGTGTATTGACGAAATCTTAAATAATTCCGATCTAACATTTGAGATTTGAGACAAACCTGAAAGCTGAGAAAACACCGATTCGTCGTGTAATAAGAGCAAGCAATACTCGAAGAAGCTTTTAAATATCGAGTGATGGCGACGAGTCGATCGCAGAGGACGATGATCGATTTTGGAGAAAGatcccaagttttttttttttttNNNNNNNNNNNNNNNNNNNNNNNNNNNNNNNNNNNNNNNNNNNNNNNNNNNNNNNNNNNNNNNNNNNNNNNNNNNNNNNNNNNNNNNNNNNNNNNNNNNNNNNNNNNNNNNNNNNNNNNNNNNNNNNNNNNNNNNNNNNNNNNNNNNNNNNNNNNNNNNNNNNNNNNNNNNNNNNNNNNNNNNNNNNNNNNNNNNNNNNNNNNNNNNNNNNNNNNNNNNNNNNNNNNNNNNNNNNNNNNNNNNNNNNNNNNNNNNNNNNNNNNNNNNNNNNNNNNNNNNNNNNNNNNNNNNNNNNNNNNNNNNNNNNNNNNNNNNNNNNNNNNNNNNNNNNNNNNNNNNNNNNNNNNNNNNNNNNNNNNNNNNNNNNNNNNNNNNNNNNNNNNNNNNNNNNNNNNNNNNNNNNNNNNNNNNNNNNNNNNNNNNNNNNNNNNNNNNNNNNNNNNNNNNNNNNNNNNNNNNNNNNNNNNNNNNNNNNNNNNNNNNNNNNNNNNNNNNNNNNNNNNNNNNNNNNNNNNNNNNNNNNNNNNNNNNNNNNNNNNNNNNNNNNNNNNNNNNNNNNNNNNNNNNNNNNNNNNNNNNNNNNNNNGATGCGGGCAACAGGGGTTCCGTCCCCTGGAGTATATGGAACCAGAGACTccaactccattttcgtcaagGTTTGATGAAGAGTGTGAGGACGAGTGTAGTACAAGTGCTTCCTCTCTTCGAGTGCTTCAGCTAATTCACATTGATGATTGTCCATAAGATCTTCGTTCACTACCACAATCAATGGTTTCCCTAGCTTTAGTGTCTCAAATATGCTTCCGGATCCTGCATCATTGAGAGTTAGTTGACATTCTAGTGTTTCGAAATCAGTCTTATGTTAAAAGTTGTCAACTATACTAACCAGCGTGACTAATAACAAGAGATGCAGATCGAATATGATCTGCGATACTTGAGGAAAATGTGAAGTAATCCACAACTAATGATCCATCCGCTCCATCACACTGAATCAGtaatgataaaacaaaacacataagAGCAACACAAGCAAGGAAAGATCAAAGATACATGAGTAttgtaactctttttttttgctacaatGTTGTTAATTTGAGATTCATGGTGGGGTATTAAGCGTAACAGATTGAAAGGAGGGATAGCTCTGGATTTGTCTACGAATTTGTGTCGATGGTTAGTTGGTTACTCAGTATTCTCCAAATCCAATTATCATAATCACAGACCAATCAAGTAAAAAAGCGAGTGGAGAAGATGAAATAAGAAACCTTAGTTGGGAAAAAGGTACCACGACCCATCTGAATGAGAAGATGAGTGCATCCTCTCTTGAGCAACTCGTCTTGAACATGTTGAGTCACGACTGCTTTCACAAGAGCATCGAAACTTGTTGTTCCTACAGTCACAAACACTAGTCTCTTCTTTGCATTCTCTCTATCTTCCATACTTTTTTTACACACACTCGTTTCTGTCTCTGGCAATGAAGGggattttaattcaaaaaaaatgaaggGGTTTTATACGTCACCgcaaattatcaaaaaaaaaaaattcccaattcCGAATCTACCAAAATTAGGCGAAGATGCTACAATACAATCAAAACAATAAGctcaaattaaaaccaaattatgtGATAGTTTGGAGCTAATGTGTGTATAGACGAAATCTTAAATAATTCCGATCTAACATTTGAGATTTGAGGCAAACCTGAAAGCTGCGAAAACAACGATTCGTCGTGTAATAAGAGCAAGAAATACTCGAAGAAGCTTTTAAATTTCGAGTGATGGCGACGAGTCGATCGCAGAGGACGATGATCGATTTGGAGAAAGatcccaagttttttttttttgtgtgtgtgtgtggaggAGATCAAAGTTCCATCGGAGCAGAGTATGGTCAGATCGATGTTTTGGTTAATAACG
The sequence above is a segment of the Camelina sativa cultivar DH55 chromosome 10, Cs, whole genome shotgun sequence genome. Coding sequences within it:
- the LOC104718688 gene encoding 60S ribosomal protein L15-1, encoding MGAYKYVSELWRKKQSDVMRFLQRVRCWEYRQQPSIVRLVRPTRPDKARRLGYKAKQGFVVYRVRVRRGGRKRPVPKGIVYGKPTNQGVTQLKFQRSKRSVAEERAGRKLGGLRVVNSYWLNEDSTYKYYEIILVDPAHNAVRNDPRINWICNPVHKHRELRGLTSEGKKNRGLRGKGHNNHKNRPSRRATWKKNNSLVLRRYR
- the LOC104718690 gene encoding UDP-N-acetylglucosamine transferase subunit ALG13 homolog, with amino-acid sequence MEDRENAKKRLVFVTVGTTSFDALVKAVVTQHVQDELLKRGYTHLLIQMGRGTFFPTKCDGADGSLVVDYFTFSSSIADHIRSASLVISHAGSGSIFETLKLGKPLIVVVNEDLMDNHQCELAEALEERKHLYYTRPHTLHQTLTKMELESLVPYTPGDGTPVARIIDRFLGFPDD
- the LOC104718689 gene encoding UDP-N-acetylglucosamine transferase subunit ALG13 homolog (The sequence of the model RefSeq protein was modified relative to this genomic sequence to represent the inferred CDS: added 33 bases not found in genome assembly), whose amino-acid sequence is MEDRENAKKRLVFVTVGTTSFDALVKAVVTQHVQDELLKRGCTHLLIQMGRGTFFPTKCDGADGSLVVDYFTFSSSIADHIRSASLVISHAGSGSIFETLKLGKPLIVVVNEDLMDNHQCELAEALEERKHLYYTRPHTLHQTLTKMELESLVPYTPGDGTPVARIIDRFLGFPDD